One window from the genome of Streptomyces cadmiisoli encodes:
- the purF gene encoding amidophosphoribosyltransferase, producing MPRGDGRLNHDLLPGEKGPQDACGVFGVWAPGEEVAKLTYFGLYALQHRGQESAGIAVSNGSQILVFKDMGLVSQVFDETSLGSLQGHIAVGHARYSTTGASVWENAQPTFRATAHGSIALGHNGNLVNTARLAEMVADLPKQDGRTTRVAATNDTDLLTALLAAQVDADGKPLTVEEAAPVVLPQVRGAFSLVFMNEHTLYAARDPQGIRPLVLGRLERGWVVASESAALDIVGASFVREVEPGEFLAIDENGLRTSRFADAKPKGCVFEYVYLARPDTDIAGRNVYLSRVEMGRRLAKEAPVDADLVIATPESGTPAAIGYAEASGIPFGAGLVKNAYVGRTFIQPSQTIRQLGIRLKLNPLKEVIKGKRLVVVDDSIVRGNTQRALVRMLREAGAAEVHIRISSPPVKWPCFFGIDFATRAELIANGMTIEEIGTSLGADSLSYISLDGMIEATAIAKPNLCRACFDGEYPMELPDPELLGKQLLETELAAGPAATAAADAIRRP from the coding sequence GTGCCACGTGGTGACGGTCGACTCAATCACGATCTGCTTCCCGGCGAAAAAGGCCCCCAGGACGCCTGCGGCGTCTTCGGTGTCTGGGCTCCGGGCGAAGAGGTCGCAAAGCTCACGTACTTCGGGCTCTACGCCCTCCAACATCGGGGCCAGGAATCCGCGGGAATCGCGGTCAGCAACGGCTCCCAGATCCTCGTCTTCAAGGACATGGGCCTCGTGTCCCAGGTCTTCGACGAGACCTCGCTCGGTTCTCTCCAAGGTCATATCGCGGTCGGACACGCCCGCTACTCGACCACCGGTGCCTCGGTGTGGGAGAACGCCCAGCCGACGTTCCGTGCCACCGCGCACGGCTCCATCGCGCTCGGCCACAACGGCAACCTGGTCAACACCGCCCGGCTCGCCGAGATGGTCGCCGACCTGCCCAAGCAGGACGGCCGCACCACCCGGGTCGCGGCGACCAACGACACCGACCTCCTGACGGCGCTGCTCGCCGCCCAGGTCGACGCCGACGGCAAGCCGCTGACCGTGGAAGAAGCGGCCCCCGTGGTCCTTCCCCAGGTCAGGGGCGCGTTCAGCCTCGTGTTCATGAACGAGCACACGCTCTACGCCGCCCGTGACCCGCAGGGCATCCGCCCGCTGGTCCTCGGCCGCCTGGAGCGCGGCTGGGTGGTCGCCTCCGAGAGCGCCGCCCTCGACATCGTGGGCGCCAGCTTCGTCCGCGAGGTGGAGCCGGGCGAGTTCCTCGCGATCGACGAGAACGGCCTGCGCACCTCCCGATTCGCGGATGCGAAGCCCAAGGGCTGTGTCTTCGAGTATGTGTACCTGGCCCGCCCGGACACCGACATCGCCGGCCGGAACGTGTACCTCTCGCGCGTCGAGATGGGCCGCCGCCTGGCCAAGGAAGCGCCCGTCGACGCCGATCTGGTGATAGCCACCCCGGAATCCGGCACCCCCGCCGCGATCGGCTACGCCGAGGCCTCCGGCATTCCCTTCGGCGCCGGTCTCGTCAAGAACGCGTACGTCGGCCGGACCTTCATCCAGCCCTCGCAGACGATCCGCCAGCTCGGCATCCGTCTGAAGCTGAACCCGCTGAAGGAAGTCATCAAGGGCAAGCGCCTGGTCGTCGTCGACGACTCGATCGTGCGCGGCAACACCCAGCGCGCCCTGGTGCGCATGCTCCGCGAGGCGGGCGCGGCCGAGGTCCACATCCGGATCTCCTCGCCGCCCGTGAAGTGGCCGTGCTTCTTCGGCATCGACTTCGCCACCCGCGCCGAGCTGATCGCCAACGGCATGACCATCGAGGAGATCGGCACCTCCCTCGGCGCCGACTCCCTGTCGTACATCTCCCTCGACGGCATGATCGAGGCGACCGCCATCGCCAAGCCCAACCTGTGCCGCGCCTGCTTCGACGGCGAGTACCCGATGGAACTCCCCGACCCCGAGCTGCTCGGCAAGCAGCTTCTGGAGACCGAGCTGGCGGCCGGGCCCGCCGCCACGGCCGCCGCCGACGCGATCCGCCGGCCGTAG
- a CDS encoding M23 family metallopeptidase, which translates to MGRRPRQRPRGRPPRAVAPPVTGRWSALNSPAERTPSHGTHAYGQTYAIDIVAEPAPGARPGFRSLWPLARRNRDFPGFGAPLLAVADSTVVRATDRQRDHLSRTSVPGLLHLMLVEGAVRDVLGAGRIVGNHLVLDLGDGTYALYAHLRHGSLTVREGERVPAGRVVARCGNSGNSSEPHLHFQLMDAPDPDGARGLPFTWHGVGVPRNGEVFEVPEPPDGAAGPESGRAPRTLG; encoded by the coding sequence ATGGGGCGGCGCCCCCGACAGCGCCCGCGCGGCCGGCCGCCCAGGGCGGTCGCCCCACCGGTCACCGGCCGCTGGTCGGCGCTGAACAGCCCGGCCGAGCGCACCCCCAGCCACGGCACCCACGCCTACGGGCAGACGTACGCCATCGACATCGTCGCCGAGCCCGCGCCCGGCGCCCGCCCCGGCTTCCGCTCCCTGTGGCCCTTGGCCCGGCGCAACCGCGACTTCCCCGGCTTCGGCGCCCCGCTGCTCGCCGTGGCCGACTCCACCGTCGTCCGCGCCACCGACCGGCAGCGCGACCATCTGAGCCGCACGTCCGTGCCGGGCCTGCTCCACCTGATGCTGGTCGAGGGCGCGGTCCGCGACGTCCTCGGAGCCGGCCGTATCGTCGGCAACCACCTGGTGCTCGACCTCGGCGACGGCACCTACGCGCTCTACGCCCATCTGCGGCACGGCTCGCTCACCGTGCGCGAGGGCGAGCGGGTGCCGGCCGGCCGGGTCGTCGCCCGGTGCGGCAACTCGGGCAACTCCAGCGAGCCGCACCTGCACTTCCAGCTGATGGACGCCCCGGACCCGGACGGTGCCCGCGGCCTCCCCTTCACCTGGCACGGCGTCGGAGTCCCGCGCAACGGCGAGGTGTTCGAGGTGCCCGAGCCGCCCGACGGGGCCGCCGGCCCGGAATCCGGCCGCGCGCCGCGCACCCTAGGCTGA
- a CDS encoding ArsR/SmtB family transcription factor codes for MDLEQRVADLERRLAALEEERRTAPALDDGDFWALSGLKEQLARLAAADGGVLFTGAVTLPTGEHYEWQHGALTEGLLADDWTPAAESFAALGHPVRLRLLREILAGRGTAAELAELDGVGTTGQIYHHLRQLTGAGWLHAAGRGRHQVPPGRVVPLLVALATTRP; via the coding sequence CGCCGACTGGCGGCACTGGAGGAGGAGCGGCGCACCGCACCCGCCCTGGACGACGGCGATTTCTGGGCGCTCAGCGGATTGAAGGAGCAGCTGGCCCGGCTGGCCGCCGCCGACGGAGGCGTCCTGTTCACCGGGGCCGTGACCCTGCCGACCGGCGAGCACTACGAGTGGCAGCACGGCGCCCTCACCGAGGGACTGCTCGCCGACGACTGGACACCGGCCGCCGAGTCGTTCGCCGCGCTCGGTCACCCGGTCCGGCTGCGGCTGCTGCGCGAGATCCTCGCCGGCCGGGGCACCGCGGCCGAACTCGCCGAGCTGGACGGGGTGGGGACGACCGGCCAGATCTACCACCACCTGCGCCAGCTGACCGGCGCGGGCTGGCTGCACGCGGCCGGCCGCGGTCGGCACCAGGTACCGCCGGGACGGGTGGTGCCGCTGCTGGTCGCCCTCGCGACGACCCGGCCCTGA
- the bldC gene encoding developmental transcriptional regulator BldC produces MTARTPDAEPLLTPAEVATMFRVDPKTVTRWAKAGKLTSIRTLGGHRRYREAEVRALLAGIPQQRSEA; encoded by the coding sequence ATGACCGCTCGCACCCCTGATGCCGAGCCGCTGCTGACCCCGGCTGAGGTCGCCACGATGTTCCGCGTCGACCCGAAGACCGTGACGCGGTGGGCGAAGGCCGGCAAGCTCACTTCGATTCGCACGCTCGGCGGGCACCGCCGCTACCGCGAGGCCGAGGTCCGCGCACTGCTCGCGGGTATCCCGCAGCAGCGCAGCGAGGCCTGA
- a CDS encoding DUF6274 family protein, translating to MAASARHETRALLRAHLSAATSYRHLTRHCPICHQLLRLAMDSAPLAAEAPQEGVEDETPSTA from the coding sequence ATGGCGGCATCGGCCAGGCACGAGACGCGAGCGTTGCTCCGCGCGCACCTCTCTGCCGCAACGTCGTACCGCCATCTGACCCGGCACTGTCCGATCTGCCATCAGCTGCTGCGGCTGGCGATGGACTCCGCTCCCCTCGCGGCCGAGGCGCCGCAGGAGGGCGTCGAGGACGAGACCCCCTCCACCGCGTGA
- the purM gene encoding phosphoribosylformylglycinamidine cyclo-ligase, producing MSETTTGASYAAAGVDIEAGDRAVELMKEWVKKTRRPEVLGGLGGFAGLFDASALKGYERPLLASATDGVGTKVDIARQMGVYDTIGHDLVAMVMDDIVVCGAEPLFMTDYICVGKVHPERVAAIVKGIAEGCVLAGCALVGGETAEHPGLLGEDDFDVAGAGTGVVEADRLLGADRIRSGDAVVAMASSGLHSNGYSLVRHVLLDRAGMALDTQVAEFGRTLGEELLEPTKIYSLDCLALTRTAEVHAFSHVTGGGLAANLARVIPDGLHAVVDRTTWTPAPVFDLVGRTGDVERAELEKTLNMGVGMIAIVPEESVEVALTTLADRGVDAWVAGEITERGEHTTGAALVGDYAG from the coding sequence ATGTCTGAGACAACCACCGGTGCTTCCTACGCGGCCGCAGGCGTCGACATCGAGGCGGGCGACCGCGCGGTCGAGCTGATGAAGGAGTGGGTGAAGAAGACCCGCCGCCCCGAGGTCCTGGGCGGCCTCGGCGGCTTCGCCGGCCTCTTCGACGCCTCCGCCCTCAAGGGCTACGAGCGCCCCCTGCTGGCCTCCGCCACGGACGGCGTCGGCACCAAGGTCGACATCGCGCGCCAGATGGGCGTCTACGACACCATCGGCCACGACCTGGTCGCCATGGTCATGGACGACATCGTGGTGTGCGGCGCCGAGCCGCTGTTCATGACCGACTACATCTGCGTCGGCAAGGTCCACCCCGAGCGGGTGGCCGCCATCGTCAAGGGCATCGCCGAGGGCTGCGTGCTGGCCGGCTGCGCCCTGGTGGGCGGCGAGACGGCCGAACATCCCGGTCTGCTGGGCGAGGACGATTTCGACGTCGCCGGCGCCGGTACGGGCGTCGTGGAGGCCGACCGGCTGCTCGGCGCGGATCGCATCCGTTCGGGTGACGCCGTCGTCGCCATGGCCTCGTCCGGTCTTCACTCGAACGGGTACTCGCTCGTCCGGCACGTCCTGCTGGACCGCGCGGGCATGGCGCTGGACACCCAGGTGGCCGAGTTCGGCCGCACCCTCGGTGAGGAGCTGCTGGAGCCCACGAAGATCTACTCGCTGGACTGCCTGGCCCTGACCCGCACGGCTGAGGTGCACGCTTTCAGCCACGTCACCGGCGGCGGACTCGCGGCCAACCTGGCCCGTGTCATCCCCGACGGGCTGCACGCGGTCGTCGACCGCACCACCTGGACGCCGGCCCCCGTCTTCGACCTCGTCGGCCGGACCGGTGACGTCGAACGGGCGGAGCTGGAGAAGACCCTCAACATGGGCGTCGGCATGATCGCGATCGTGCCGGAGGAGTCCGTGGAGGTGGCCCTGACGACACTGGCCGACCGCGGGGTCGACGCCTGGGTCGCCGGTGAGATCACGGAACGGGGCGAGCACACCACCGGTGCCGCGCTCGTCGGTGACTACGCCGGCTGA
- a CDS encoding Leu/Phe/Val dehydrogenase, producing MTEVTDGVLHTLFHSDQGGHEQVVLCQDRASGLKAVIAIHSTALGPALGGTRFYPYANEAEAVADALNLARGMSYKNAMAGLDHGGGKAVIIGDPDRIKSEELLLAYGRFVASLGGRYVTACDVGTYVADMDVVARECRWTTGRSPENGGAGDSSVLTAFGVYQGMRASAQHLWGDPSLRGRRVGIAGVGKVGHHLVEHLLAEGAEVYVTDVREEAVRRVTERHPEVRAVADTDALIRVEGLDVYAPCALGGALNDDSVPVLTAKVVCGAANNQLAHPGVEKDIADRGILYAPDYVVNAGGVIQVADELHGFDFERCKAKAARIYDTTLAIFARAKEDGIPPAAAADRIAEQRMHDAAAARGR from the coding sequence GTGACCGAGGTAACCGACGGCGTCCTGCACACCCTGTTCCACTCGGACCAGGGGGGTCATGAGCAAGTCGTGCTCTGCCAGGACCGTGCCAGCGGCCTCAAGGCCGTCATCGCCATCCACTCCACAGCGCTGGGCCCCGCCCTCGGCGGAACCCGCTTCTACCCGTACGCCAACGAGGCGGAGGCCGTGGCCGACGCGCTGAACCTCGCGCGTGGGATGTCGTACAAGAACGCCATGGCCGGGCTGGACCACGGCGGCGGCAAGGCCGTGATCATCGGCGATCCCGACCGGATCAAGTCCGAGGAGCTGCTGCTCGCCTACGGCCGGTTCGTGGCCTCGCTCGGCGGCCGGTACGTCACCGCCTGCGACGTCGGCACCTACGTCGCCGACATGGACGTCGTCGCCCGCGAATGCCGCTGGACGACCGGCCGCTCGCCGGAGAACGGCGGCGCCGGCGATTCCTCCGTGCTCACCGCGTTCGGCGTCTACCAGGGCATGCGGGCCTCCGCCCAGCACCTGTGGGGCGACCCCTCGCTGCGTGGCCGCCGGGTCGGCATCGCGGGCGTCGGCAAGGTCGGCCACCACCTGGTGGAGCACCTGCTGGCGGAGGGCGCCGAGGTCTACGTCACGGACGTGCGCGAGGAGGCCGTACGGCGGGTCACCGAGCGGCACCCCGAGGTGCGGGCCGTCGCCGACACCGACGCGCTGATCCGCGTCGAGGGGCTGGACGTCTACGCCCCCTGCGCGCTCGGCGGCGCGCTCAACGACGACTCGGTGCCGGTGCTGACCGCCAAGGTGGTGTGCGGCGCGGCCAACAACCAGCTCGCCCACCCGGGCGTGGAGAAGGACATCGCCGACCGCGGGATCCTCTACGCGCCGGACTACGTGGTGAACGCCGGTGGCGTCATCCAGGTCGCCGACGAGCTGCACGGCTTCGACTTCGAGCGGTGCAAGGCGAAGGCGGCGCGGATCTACGACACCACGCTGGCAATATTCGCACGTGCGAAGGAAGACGGGATTCCGCCGGCCGCCGCCGCGGACCGGATCGCGGAGCAGCGGATGCACGACGCCGCCGCGGCCCGGGGACGGTGA
- a CDS encoding maleylpyruvate isomerase family mycothiol-dependent enzyme, producing the protein MPPAKKRPRTYDPARTRAAVLTQFGHVRQAVRTLGPDRLGLPTRLGDWTVRDLIAHTGMALTAVDLLLREPEPARQTARLTDWPLAIGAEAPDIAGTARRPAAEHPDPDARLAAAEERFVADLDTHPGTRLLPTGAGALPLADYVVTRTVELVVHTDDLNAAVPGLDIPYDRQATAAATRLLADALAVRAPGGSTEVRIPPYAVVQCVEGPRHTRGTPPNVVETDPLTWIRLATGRLSWAEALREAVVSAGGERADLAEFLPLMR; encoded by the coding sequence ATGCCACCGGCCAAGAAGCGCCCCCGTACCTACGATCCCGCCAGGACCCGCGCGGCCGTGCTGACCCAGTTCGGCCATGTACGGCAGGCCGTCCGCACCCTCGGACCCGACCGGCTCGGCCTTCCCACCCGCCTCGGCGACTGGACGGTGCGCGACCTGATCGCGCACACCGGCATGGCGCTCACGGCGGTCGACCTGCTCCTGCGCGAGCCGGAGCCCGCACGGCAGACCGCCCGCCTGACCGACTGGCCCCTCGCGATCGGCGCCGAGGCCCCGGACATCGCCGGCACCGCCCGCCGGCCGGCCGCCGAGCACCCCGACCCGGACGCCCGGCTCGCCGCAGCCGAGGAGCGCTTCGTCGCCGACCTCGACACCCACCCCGGCACCCGGCTGCTGCCCACCGGCGCGGGCGCCCTCCCGTTGGCCGACTACGTCGTCACCCGCACCGTCGAACTCGTCGTCCACACCGACGACCTCAACGCCGCCGTTCCGGGCCTCGACATCCCCTACGACCGCCAGGCGACGGCCGCGGCCACCCGGCTGCTCGCCGACGCGCTGGCCGTGCGGGCACCCGGCGGTTCCACCGAGGTGCGCATCCCGCCGTACGCCGTGGTGCAGTGCGTCGAGGGCCCCCGGCACACCCGCGGCACTCCGCCCAACGTCGTGGAGACCGACCCGCTGACCTGGATCCGGCTCGCCACCGGCCGGCTGTCCTGGGCCGAGGCCCTCCGGGAGGCCGTGGTCAGCGCCGGCGGGGAGCGGGCGGATCTGGCCGAGTTCCTGCCCCTGATGCGCTGA
- a CDS encoding META domain-containing protein, whose amino-acid sequence MYRQTQRITLTAALVLAPLAAACGTEQAGSTSADAQKPLTGVHWTVDSVTVDGKKHDAPTDAHVTIDDSGRAQGNYGCNHFSAKAAFDGDRVRIGDATVTEMACEDAPMTFEETLARTLADGSLRTQVTDGRLTLTTDTGDTVRLSEEKAAPLKGTKWTVTSLGQGEVAQSLPKEAEGRAYLTFDEKAGRVDGRLACNKFNADATVRDGRITLGTAATTRMMCDASLMDTEMRMLRLFDSTVSYRLDHRTLTLTSENGESVTATAEQ is encoded by the coding sequence ATGTACAGGCAGACGCAGCGCATCACGCTCACGGCGGCCCTCGTTCTCGCCCCGCTCGCCGCGGCCTGCGGCACCGAGCAGGCGGGCAGTACGTCGGCCGACGCGCAGAAACCCCTCACCGGCGTGCACTGGACCGTCGACAGCGTCACCGTCGACGGCAAGAAGCACGACGCACCCACCGACGCGCACGTCACCATCGACGACAGCGGCCGGGCCCAGGGCAACTACGGCTGCAACCACTTCAGCGCCAAGGCCGCCTTCGACGGCGACCGCGTCCGGATCGGCGACGCCACGGTGACCGAGATGGCCTGCGAGGACGCCCCGATGACCTTCGAGGAGACCCTGGCCCGCACGCTCGCCGACGGCTCGCTCAGGACACAGGTCACCGACGGCCGCCTCACCCTCACCACCGACACCGGCGACACCGTCCGCCTCTCCGAGGAGAAGGCCGCCCCACTCAAGGGCACGAAGTGGACCGTGACGTCCCTCGGCCAGGGGGAGGTCGCGCAGTCCCTGCCGAAGGAGGCCGAGGGCAGGGCGTACCTCACCTTCGACGAGAAGGCCGGCCGGGTCGACGGCCGGCTCGCGTGCAACAAGTTCAACGCCGACGCCACCGTGCGCGACGGCCGCATCACCCTGGGCACCGCGGCCACCACGCGCATGATGTGCGACGCCTCACTCATGGACACCGAGATGCGCATGCTGCGCCTCTTCGACAGCACGGTGAGCTACCGCCTGGATCACCGCACACTCACTCTGACCAGCGAAAACGGCGAAAGTGTGACGGCGACGGCCGAACAGTGA
- a CDS encoding DUF3073 domain-containing protein, with amino-acid sequence MGRGRAKAKQTKVARQLKYNSGGTDLSRLAEELGASTSNQPPNGDSFEDDEQDDDLYARYADLYEDDEEDEDDQSSQHRRGA; translated from the coding sequence ATGGGGCGCGGCCGGGCCAAGGCCAAGCAGACGAAGGTCGCCCGCCAGCTGAAGTACAACAGCGGTGGGACAGATCTCTCACGCCTGGCCGAGGAGCTGGGCGCATCGACGTCGAATCAGCCGCCGAACGGCGACAGTTTCGAGGACGATGAGCAGGACGACGACCTGTACGCACGGTACGCCGACCTCTATGAGGACGACGAGGAGGACGAGGACGACCAGTCCTCGCAACACCGTCGAGGCGCTTGA